A single Acidaminococcus sp. DNA region contains:
- a CDS encoding aminopeptidase yields MKEPYSRKESAWARMDQAERDAVMAYGEKYKAFLDTARTERLAVSLIQERAEKAGFRPLYDYKELKAGDKVYWNQKGKSIILAVIGKAPVHDGMKIVGSHIDAPRLDLKGNPVHEQDGLVYFRTHYYGGIKKYQWPCIPLALIGVIYTKDGKKLNINIGMDENDPVFYITDLLIHMAQDQMKKTLAEGVTGEQLQAVIGSNSDKDEKVKDAVMKLLKETYGIEEEDFTSAELELVPAMKSRDVGFDRSLIAAYGQDDRVCSYANMEGIMNAAPGEKTQVALFTDKEEIGSYGNTGMQSSYFVKFVMKMLSLQGKPSLLDFYETMENSEMLSGDVNSCLDPMFPEVTEKDNSSLCGYGIALTKFTGIRGKAGSNDANSEFMQKIRTLFDKNGVAWQIGELGKVDQGGGGTIAFMMADWGCEVVDCGTAMLSMHSPYDLLSKADAYETYLAYKVFFESK; encoded by the coding sequence ATGAAAGAACCTTATAGCAGAAAAGAATCTGCCTGGGCAAGAATGGATCAGGCAGAACGCGATGCCGTTATGGCATACGGTGAAAAATATAAAGCATTTCTTGATACGGCAAGAACGGAACGGCTGGCCGTCAGCCTCATCCAGGAGCGTGCCGAAAAGGCCGGCTTCCGTCCTCTCTATGATTATAAGGAACTCAAGGCAGGGGACAAAGTATACTGGAACCAGAAAGGCAAGTCCATTATCCTGGCTGTCATCGGCAAAGCGCCGGTTCACGATGGCATGAAAATCGTGGGCTCCCACATTGATGCACCGCGCCTCGATCTCAAAGGTAATCCTGTCCATGAGCAGGATGGACTTGTCTATTTCCGTACCCACTATTACGGCGGCATCAAGAAATACCAGTGGCCCTGCATTCCGCTGGCCCTCATTGGTGTGATCTATACCAAGGACGGAAAGAAACTGAATATTAACATCGGCATGGATGAAAACGACCCGGTCTTCTATATTACGGATTTGCTTATCCATATGGCACAGGACCAGATGAAAAAGACCCTTGCCGAAGGTGTGACTGGCGAACAGCTGCAGGCTGTCATCGGCTCCAATTCCGATAAGGATGAGAAAGTCAAGGATGCTGTCATGAAGCTTCTCAAGGAAACCTATGGCATTGAAGAAGAAGACTTCACTTCGGCTGAACTGGAACTTGTACCGGCCATGAAAAGCCGCGATGTAGGTTTTGACCGTTCCCTCATTGCTGCCTATGGCCAGGATGACCGCGTCTGCTCTTACGCAAACATGGAAGGCATTATGAACGCCGCACCCGGCGAAAAGACGCAGGTAGCGCTCTTTACGGATAAAGAAGAGATTGGTTCCTACGGCAATACGGGCATGCAGTCTTCCTACTTTGTGAAATTTGTCATGAAGATGCTGTCCCTGCAGGGCAAACCATCTCTGCTTGATTTCTACGAAACCATGGAAAACAGTGAGATGCTTTCCGGCGACGTCAACAGCTGCCTCGATCCTATGTTCCCGGAAGTCACGGAAAAGGATAACTCTTCTCTCTGCGGCTACGGCATTGCACTGACCAAATTTACCGGTATCCGCGGTAAAGCAGGCAGCAACGACGCCAACAGCGAATTCATGCAGAAAATCCGCACGCTCTTTGATAAGAACGGCGTAGCCTGGCAGATCGGCGAACTCGGTAAAGTCGACCAGGGCGGCGGTGGCACCATCGCCTTCATGATGGCCGATTGGGGCTGCGAAGTCGTGGACTGCGGCACGGCTATGCTGAGCATGCATTCACCGTATGATTTGTTGAGCAAGGCGGATGCGTACGAGACTTATTTGGCGTATAAGGTATTTTTCGAAAGTAAATAA
- a CDS encoding enoyl-CoA hydratase-related protein codes for MVDYKNLLVTTSDAGITTVTINRPSALNALDSATLNEMKDCFTRLASDAATKAVIVTGSGTKSFVAGADLAEMSKLSAAEGKAFSALGHEVFDMIEHLPVPVVAAVNGYALGGGCELALSCDFRYASETAKFGQPEVNYGIIPGFGGTQRLARLVGAGIAKEAIYTGSMFDAKEAYRIGLVNKVTKPEELIPACEEVLKKILKKGPLAIAQAKDAINTGLNMDLESGLNYEAQAFGICFATADQKEGMKAFLEKRKPTFTGK; via the coding sequence ATGGTCGATTACAAGAATTTGCTCGTAACGACGTCCGACGCTGGTATTACCACTGTGACGATCAATCGTCCGAGTGCTTTGAATGCCCTTGATTCTGCAACGCTGAACGAGATGAAAGATTGTTTCACGCGTTTGGCATCTGATGCTGCTACGAAGGCAGTTATCGTGACCGGTTCTGGCACGAAATCCTTTGTAGCCGGTGCTGACCTTGCTGAAATGAGCAAGCTGAGTGCTGCCGAAGGCAAAGCTTTCTCTGCACTGGGACACGAAGTATTTGACATGATCGAACATCTGCCGGTTCCGGTAGTGGCAGCTGTGAACGGCTATGCCCTTGGCGGCGGCTGCGAACTGGCATTGTCCTGCGATTTCCGTTATGCTTCCGAAACAGCTAAATTTGGTCAGCCTGAAGTCAACTATGGGATTATCCCCGGCTTCGGCGGTACGCAAAGATTGGCTCGTCTGGTAGGTGCCGGGATTGCCAAAGAAGCAATCTATACCGGTTCTATGTTTGACGCTAAGGAAGCTTATCGCATCGGTCTGGTCAACAAAGTTACAAAGCCGGAAGAATTGATTCCTGCCTGCGAAGAAGTACTGAAGAAGATCCTGAAGAAGGGTCCTCTGGCTATCGCACAGGCAAAGGATGCCATCAATACGGGTCTCAATATGGACCTCGAATCCGGCCTCAATTACGAGGCTCAGGCTTTCGGCATCTGCTTTGCTACGGCTGATCAGAAGGAAGGCATGAAAGCTTTCCTTGAGAAGCGGAAACCGACCTTTACGGGTAAATAA